The Maylandia zebra isolate NMK-2024a linkage group LG4, Mzebra_GT3a, whole genome shotgun sequence genome includes a window with the following:
- the LOC101486144 gene encoding NACHT, LRR and PYD domains-containing protein 3 isoform X2 produces MGSQCSTHRRGQRQNNKSDQKKKVVCSTEESGANSSLLRRPSVQGLGTALKEAEEHLSRHAEETSGKNNCSENSSAHDCATAEGNTFSPCFSNKNEADWVDSNRSKLIQSVTLVMPIADETRQQKMIHKETYNKIDAATTSQDKMRELYNALTTQEVKSAFFRSLQEIQPETCEKDVIKEVIKKNKEYLRQKCQRQREGTEKTTIEEKSLDKIYTELHIIKGESEHVNEQHEIWEIEDKARNQTVEGTRINCNDIFKHEQDDKEVKAIRTVMTKGIAGIGKTVSVKKFILDWADGKANQDLDFIFMFPFRELNLVQDDQISFENLVKTFHPELKTIAVAKALADRKVLFIFDGLDESQLQLKFKTTTILDDATKVSSVDTLVTNLIRKHLLPSALVWITSRPGAVQRIPREYVYQWTEVRGFDDPQKIEYFRKRVEDKAVAEKIIEHITMSRSLYIMCHIPIFCWIAVHVFEYLMHKMGNTKDGNQKIPTTLTGMYTHFLLIQMTIANEKYGNQEEQEEPDTAELFKSNEEFILKLGRLAFEQLEKGRIIFTAGDLKKYDIDITKAGVYCGLCTAIFKEERVFLTKKLYCFVHLTVQEYFAALFVYHSFANKKIDSESLKDFMLKGSDEELKTILESDPVDLPLNELIEITIANSALRTTGELDMFLRFLIGFSLQSSEEPLQSLIQQTEEHSTNIEEIRSSLLEIDLFDCSAERCLNLVHCLTELKDNSLHDSVRKYLKPNCFPESPLSPVECSALADLILMSNTPLDEFNLKKYRPSGKGIFRLLPAVRNCKKARISGLDLSVSEYKTISSALCIPHSVLTELHLVNNTFLSRDYEGAEILADRLKYSQCKLEALSLSGEELTEQQAEDLASAIQSVISNLRELELSGNILRDSLCSVLSVGLRSQKLEKLRLNRNPKPEKICEELVAAFKSSTCYLRELQLNYVNFKDSEMKKLSAELMSTKCKLEALSLTHNKVTEKGCEMLASALSSRPPHLKELDLSYNDLQDSGVLALCNALTGLKTLRLSFCKVTDDGGSSLVSALNLKPCSLKDLDLSFNNLTDDIVQMLKEKQRDSCCSLEKLNVDQNAECWVDLKLLRQFACDLTLDPNTAGVNIILTKENRMAEYAPEKQPYPDHPDRFNTLQVLCEEGLTGRHYWEAKCSHANVGVAYKSIDREGDFASDYSLGKNEKSWCWMNDGCFYHNNSCINFAALYSPIIGVYLDWPAGILSFFKVSPDTVTHLYTVNTTFTEPLHAGFSLDNGSVYLCKIK; encoded by the exons ATGGGCAGCCAATGCTCTACGCACAGGAGGGGTCAAAGGCAAAACAACAAATCTGACCAAAAGAAAAAGGTTGTTtgcagcacagaggaaagtggAGCAAATTCCTCCCTCCTAAGACGGCCGTCTGTGCAGGGGCTGGGGACTGCATTGAAGGAAGCAGAAGAGCATTTATCCAGACATGCagaagaaacatctggaaaaaaCAACTGTAGTGAGAACAGCAGTGCACATGACTGTGCTACTGCTGAAGGTAACACCTTCAG TCCTTGCTTCAGCAACAAAAATG aagctgactgGGTGGACAGCAACAGGTCTAAGCTCATTCAAAGCGTCACTTTAGTGATGCCAATAGCAGATGAAACGAGACAGCAAAAAATGATCCATAAAGAGACCTACAACAAAATTGATGCTGCAACAACAAGCCAGGACAAGATGAGGGAACTCTACAACGCCCTGACTACTCAAGAAGTCAAATCTGCTTTCTTCAGAAGCCTCCAAGAAATTCAGCCGGAGACATGTGAAA AAGATGTCATCAAGGAGGTCatcaaaaagaacaaagaatatCTGAGGCAGAAGTGTCAGCGGCAGCGAGAAGGCACTGAAAAGACTACTATTGAGGAAAAATCATTGGATAAAATTTACACAGAGCTTCACATTATAAAAGGGGAGAGTGAACATGTCAATGAACAACATGAGATCTGGGAGATTGAAGATAAAGCAAGGAATCAAACTGTTGAGGGTACTAGAATCAACTGTAATGACATCTTTAAACATGAGCAAGACGACAAAGAAGTGAAAGCAATCAGGACTGTGATGACAAAGGGAATCGCTGGCATTGGAAAAACTGTCTCTGTGAAGAAGTTCATCCTTGACTGGGCAGATGGAAAAGCCAATCAGGACTTGGACTTCATCTTTATGTTTCCATTCAGGGAGCTAAATTTGGTCCAAGATGATCAGATTAGCTTTGAGAACCTTGTGAAAACATTCCATCCAGAACTTAAAACCATAGCAGTTGCGAAAGCTTTGGCTGATCGTAaagttttgttcatctttgatggtctcgATGAAAGTCAACTTCAGCTGAAATTCAAAACGACCACAATACTGGATGATGCTACGAAGGTGTCCTCagtggacactctggtgaccaACCTTATCAGGAAACATCTTCTTCCCTCTGCACTTGTTTGGATTACCTCAAGACCAGGAGCAGTTCAACGCATTCCTCGTGAGTATGTTTACCAGTGGACCGAGGTCAGAGGATTTGATGATCCACAAAAAATAGAGTACTTCAGAAAGAGAGTTGAGGACAAAGCAGTCGCTGAAAAAATAATTGAACACATAACAATGTCACGGAGCCTGTACATTATGTGTCACATACCTATCTTCTGTTGGATTGCTGTACATGTTTTTGAGTATTTGATGCATAAAATGGGAAACACCAAAGATGGAAACCAAAAAATACCCACAACTCTTACTGGGATGTACACACACTTCCTTCTTATTCAGATGACGATAGCTAATGAAAAATATGGCAACCAGGAAGAGCAGGAAGAGCCTGATACAGCAGAGCTTTTTAAGTCAAATGAAGAGTTCATTTTGAAATTAGGCAGGTTGGCTTTTGAACAACTGGAAAAAGGCCGGATCATATTCACTGCTGGAGATCTGAAGAAGTATGACATAGATATAACGAAAGCTGGAGTTTACTGCGGGTTGTGTACAGCAATATTCAAAGAAGAGCGTGTGTTCCTAACAAAGAAACTTTACTGCTTTGTGCATCTGACAGTTCAAGAGTATTTTGCTGCTCTCTTTGTATATCacagttttgcaaacaaaaaaatcGATTCTGAAAGTCTCAAGGATTTCATGCTAAAAGGGTCTGATGAAGAGCTCAAGACTATCTTGGAAAGTGATCCAGTGGATCTACCTTTGAATGAACTGATTGAAATTACAATAGCTAATTCGGCTCTTAGAACGACCGGAGAACTGGACATGTTCCTCAGGTTCCTTATTGGCTTTTCGCTACAATCATCAGAAGAACCACTTCAAAGCCTGATTCAGCAGACTGAAGAGCATTCAACAAATATTGAGGAAATTCGGTCAAGTCTATTAGAAATAGATTTGTTTGACTGCTCAGCTGAAAGATGTCTAAACCTTGTCCACTGCCTGACTGAGTTGAAAGACAATTCCCTACATGATTCAGTACGTAAGTATCTGAAACCAAATTGTTTTCCTGAATCACCGCTCTCTCCTGTTGAGTGTTCAGCTTTGGCTGACTTGATTCTGATGTCAAACACACCTCTGGATGAATTCAATCTCAAGAAATACAGACCATCAGGAAAAGGTATCTTTAGACTTCttccagctgtgaggaactgcaAAAAGGCAAG aatcTCAGGCTTGGATCTTAGTGTTTCGGAATATAAAACGATCTCTTCAGCTCTTTGCATACCACACTCTGTGTTAACTGAGCTGCACCTAGTCAATAACACATTTCTAAGCAGGGACTATGAAGGTGCAGAAATCTTGGCTGACAGACTAAAATATTCTCAGTGTAAACTAGAGGCTCTAAG TCTTTCTGGTGAAGAACTCACAGAACAACAGGCTGAAGATTTGGCATCAGCCATCCAATCAGTAATCTCAAATCTAAGAGAACTGGAGTTGAGTGGCAACATCCTGAGGGACTCACTATGTTCTGTGCTGTCAGTTGGATTAAGATCCCAGAAACTGGAGAAGCTCAG ACTGAACCGAAATCCAAAGCCTGAGAAAATCTGTGAAGAGTTAGTGGCAGCGTTTAAATCCAGCACCTGTTATCTGAGAGAGCTGCAACTGAACTACGTCAATTTTAAAGACTCAGAAATGAAGAAACTGTCAGCAGAGCTGATGAGCACGAAATGTAAACTGGAGGCATTAAG TCTCACTCACAACAAAGTCACAGAGAAAGGCTGTGAAATGCTGGCCTCAGCACTCAGCTCCAGACCTCCCCACCTGAAAGAgttggacctgagctacaatgaCCTACAAGACTCGGGGGTGCTGGCACTGTGCAATGCACTGACAGGTTTAAAAACACTCAG GCTATCATTTTGTAAAGTGACAGATGATGGAGGCTCCTCTTTGGTCTCAGCTCTAAACTTGAAACCCTGCAGTCTCAAAGATCTGGACCTCAGCTTTAATAATCTCACTGATGACATAGTCCAGATGCTGAAGGAAAAACAGAGGGATTCATGCTGCAGTCTGGAAAAACTCAA TGTGGACCAAAACGCAGAATGCTGGGTTGACCTGAAGCTGCTGAGACAGT TTGCCTGTGACCTAACACTTGACCCAAACACAGCAGGTGTGAATATTATTTTAACCAAGGAGAACAGAATGGCAGAATATGCCCCAGAAAAGCAaccatatcctgatcatccagacagatttaaTACCCTCCAGGTTCTCTGTGAAGAAGGTCTGACAGGTCGCCATTACTGGGAGGCTAAGTGTTCTCATGCTAACGTTGGAGTGGCATATAAAAGCATTGACCGGGAGGGAGACTTTGCCTCTGACTATTCattgggaaagaatgaaaagtctTGGTGCTGGATGAATGATGGTTGTTTTTATCATAACAATTCCTGTATAAACTTTGCAGCACTTTATAGTCCTATCATAGGAGTTTACCTGGACTGGCCGGCAGGGATTTTGTCCTTCTTTAAAGTCTCTCCTGATACAGTTACCCACCTGTACACCGTGAATACAACCTTCACTGAACCACTCCATGCTGGTTTCAGTCTGGATAATGGATCAGTTTACCTCTGTAAAATTAAGTAG
- the LOC101486144 gene encoding NACHT, LRR and PYD domains-containing protein 3 isoform X4, with translation MGSQCSTHRRGQRQNNKSDQKKKVVCSTEESGANSSLLRRPSVQGLGTALKEAEEHLSRHAEETSGKNNCSENSSAHDCATAEGNTFSPCFSNKNEADWVDSNRSKLIQSVTLVMPIADETRQQKMIHKETYNKIDAATTSQDKMRELYNALTTQEVKSAFFRSLQEIQPETCETEDVIKEVIKKNKEYLRQKCQRQREGTEKTTIEEKSLDKIYTELHIIKGESEHVNEQHEIWEIEDKARNQTVEGTRINCNDIFKHEQDDKEVKAIRTVMTKGIAGIGKTVSVKKFILDWADGKANQDLDFIFMFPFRELNLVQDDQISFENLVKTFHPELKTIAVAKALADRKVLFIFDGLDESQLQLKFKTTTILDDATKVSSVDTLVTNLIRKHLLPSALVWITSRPGAVQRIPREYVYQWTEVRGFDDPQKIEYFRKRVEDKAVAEKIIEHITMSRSLYIMCHIPIFCWIAVHVFEYLMHKMGNTKDGNQKIPTTLTGMYTHFLLIQMTIANEKYGNQEEQEEPDTAELFKSNEEFILKLGRLAFEQLEKGRIIFTAGDLKKYDIDITKAGVYCGLCTAIFKEERVFLTKKLYCFVHLTVQEYFAALFVYHSFANKKIDSESLKDFMLKGSDEELKTILESDPVDLPLNELIEITIANSALRTTGELDMFLRFLIGFSLQSSEEPLQSLIQQTEEHSTNIEEIRSSLLEIDLFDCSAERCLNLVHCLTELKDNSLHDSVRKYLKPNCFPESPLSPVECSALADLILMSNTPLDEFNLKKYRPSGKGIFRLLPAVRNCKKASLSGEELTEQQAEDLASAIQSVISNLRELELSGNILRDSLCSVLSVGLRSQKLEKLRLNRNPKPEKICEELVAAFKSSTCYLRELQLNYVNFKDSEMKKLSAELMSTKCKLEALSLTHNKVTEKGCEMLASALSSRPPHLKELDLSYNDLQDSGVLALCNALTGLKTLRLSFCKVTDDGGSSLVSALNLKPCSLKDLDLSFNNLTDDIVQMLKEKQRDSCCSLEKLNVDQNAECWVDLKLLRQFACDLTLDPNTAGVNIILTKENRMAEYAPEKQPYPDHPDRFNTLQVLCEEGLTGRHYWEAKCSHANVGVAYKSIDREGDFASDYSLGKNEKSWCWMNDGCFYHNNSCINFAALYSPIIGVYLDWPAGILSFFKVSPDTVTHLYTVNTTFTEPLHAGFSLDNGSVYLCKIK, from the exons ATGGGCAGCCAATGCTCTACGCACAGGAGGGGTCAAAGGCAAAACAACAAATCTGACCAAAAGAAAAAGGTTGTTtgcagcacagaggaaagtggAGCAAATTCCTCCCTCCTAAGACGGCCGTCTGTGCAGGGGCTGGGGACTGCATTGAAGGAAGCAGAAGAGCATTTATCCAGACATGCagaagaaacatctggaaaaaaCAACTGTAGTGAGAACAGCAGTGCACATGACTGTGCTACTGCTGAAGGTAACACCTTCAG TCCTTGCTTCAGCAACAAAAATG aagctgactgGGTGGACAGCAACAGGTCTAAGCTCATTCAAAGCGTCACTTTAGTGATGCCAATAGCAGATGAAACGAGACAGCAAAAAATGATCCATAAAGAGACCTACAACAAAATTGATGCTGCAACAACAAGCCAGGACAAGATGAGGGAACTCTACAACGCCCTGACTACTCAAGAAGTCAAATCTGCTTTCTTCAGAAGCCTCCAAGAAATTCAGCCGGAGACATGTGAAA CAGAAGATGTCATCAAGGAGGTCatcaaaaagaacaaagaatatCTGAGGCAGAAGTGTCAGCGGCAGCGAGAAGGCACTGAAAAGACTACTATTGAGGAAAAATCATTGGATAAAATTTACACAGAGCTTCACATTATAAAAGGGGAGAGTGAACATGTCAATGAACAACATGAGATCTGGGAGATTGAAGATAAAGCAAGGAATCAAACTGTTGAGGGTACTAGAATCAACTGTAATGACATCTTTAAACATGAGCAAGACGACAAAGAAGTGAAAGCAATCAGGACTGTGATGACAAAGGGAATCGCTGGCATTGGAAAAACTGTCTCTGTGAAGAAGTTCATCCTTGACTGGGCAGATGGAAAAGCCAATCAGGACTTGGACTTCATCTTTATGTTTCCATTCAGGGAGCTAAATTTGGTCCAAGATGATCAGATTAGCTTTGAGAACCTTGTGAAAACATTCCATCCAGAACTTAAAACCATAGCAGTTGCGAAAGCTTTGGCTGATCGTAaagttttgttcatctttgatggtctcgATGAAAGTCAACTTCAGCTGAAATTCAAAACGACCACAATACTGGATGATGCTACGAAGGTGTCCTCagtggacactctggtgaccaACCTTATCAGGAAACATCTTCTTCCCTCTGCACTTGTTTGGATTACCTCAAGACCAGGAGCAGTTCAACGCATTCCTCGTGAGTATGTTTACCAGTGGACCGAGGTCAGAGGATTTGATGATCCACAAAAAATAGAGTACTTCAGAAAGAGAGTTGAGGACAAAGCAGTCGCTGAAAAAATAATTGAACACATAACAATGTCACGGAGCCTGTACATTATGTGTCACATACCTATCTTCTGTTGGATTGCTGTACATGTTTTTGAGTATTTGATGCATAAAATGGGAAACACCAAAGATGGAAACCAAAAAATACCCACAACTCTTACTGGGATGTACACACACTTCCTTCTTATTCAGATGACGATAGCTAATGAAAAATATGGCAACCAGGAAGAGCAGGAAGAGCCTGATACAGCAGAGCTTTTTAAGTCAAATGAAGAGTTCATTTTGAAATTAGGCAGGTTGGCTTTTGAACAACTGGAAAAAGGCCGGATCATATTCACTGCTGGAGATCTGAAGAAGTATGACATAGATATAACGAAAGCTGGAGTTTACTGCGGGTTGTGTACAGCAATATTCAAAGAAGAGCGTGTGTTCCTAACAAAGAAACTTTACTGCTTTGTGCATCTGACAGTTCAAGAGTATTTTGCTGCTCTCTTTGTATATCacagttttgcaaacaaaaaaatcGATTCTGAAAGTCTCAAGGATTTCATGCTAAAAGGGTCTGATGAAGAGCTCAAGACTATCTTGGAAAGTGATCCAGTGGATCTACCTTTGAATGAACTGATTGAAATTACAATAGCTAATTCGGCTCTTAGAACGACCGGAGAACTGGACATGTTCCTCAGGTTCCTTATTGGCTTTTCGCTACAATCATCAGAAGAACCACTTCAAAGCCTGATTCAGCAGACTGAAGAGCATTCAACAAATATTGAGGAAATTCGGTCAAGTCTATTAGAAATAGATTTGTTTGACTGCTCAGCTGAAAGATGTCTAAACCTTGTCCACTGCCTGACTGAGTTGAAAGACAATTCCCTACATGATTCAGTACGTAAGTATCTGAAACCAAATTGTTTTCCTGAATCACCGCTCTCTCCTGTTGAGTGTTCAGCTTTGGCTGACTTGATTCTGATGTCAAACACACCTCTGGATGAATTCAATCTCAAGAAATACAGACCATCAGGAAAAGGTATCTTTAGACTTCttccagctgtgaggaactgcaAAAAGGCAAG TCTTTCTGGTGAAGAACTCACAGAACAACAGGCTGAAGATTTGGCATCAGCCATCCAATCAGTAATCTCAAATCTAAGAGAACTGGAGTTGAGTGGCAACATCCTGAGGGACTCACTATGTTCTGTGCTGTCAGTTGGATTAAGATCCCAGAAACTGGAGAAGCTCAG ACTGAACCGAAATCCAAAGCCTGAGAAAATCTGTGAAGAGTTAGTGGCAGCGTTTAAATCCAGCACCTGTTATCTGAGAGAGCTGCAACTGAACTACGTCAATTTTAAAGACTCAGAAATGAAGAAACTGTCAGCAGAGCTGATGAGCACGAAATGTAAACTGGAGGCATTAAG TCTCACTCACAACAAAGTCACAGAGAAAGGCTGTGAAATGCTGGCCTCAGCACTCAGCTCCAGACCTCCCCACCTGAAAGAgttggacctgagctacaatgaCCTACAAGACTCGGGGGTGCTGGCACTGTGCAATGCACTGACAGGTTTAAAAACACTCAG GCTATCATTTTGTAAAGTGACAGATGATGGAGGCTCCTCTTTGGTCTCAGCTCTAAACTTGAAACCCTGCAGTCTCAAAGATCTGGACCTCAGCTTTAATAATCTCACTGATGACATAGTCCAGATGCTGAAGGAAAAACAGAGGGATTCATGCTGCAGTCTGGAAAAACTCAA TGTGGACCAAAACGCAGAATGCTGGGTTGACCTGAAGCTGCTGAGACAGT TTGCCTGTGACCTAACACTTGACCCAAACACAGCAGGTGTGAATATTATTTTAACCAAGGAGAACAGAATGGCAGAATATGCCCCAGAAAAGCAaccatatcctgatcatccagacagatttaaTACCCTCCAGGTTCTCTGTGAAGAAGGTCTGACAGGTCGCCATTACTGGGAGGCTAAGTGTTCTCATGCTAACGTTGGAGTGGCATATAAAAGCATTGACCGGGAGGGAGACTTTGCCTCTGACTATTCattgggaaagaatgaaaagtctTGGTGCTGGATGAATGATGGTTGTTTTTATCATAACAATTCCTGTATAAACTTTGCAGCACTTTATAGTCCTATCATAGGAGTTTACCTGGACTGGCCGGCAGGGATTTTGTCCTTCTTTAAAGTCTCTCCTGATACAGTTACCCACCTGTACACCGTGAATACAACCTTCACTGAACCACTCCATGCTGGTTTCAGTCTGGATAATGGATCAGTTTACCTCTGTAAAATTAAGTAG